A window of the Quadrisphaera sp. DSM 44207 genome harbors these coding sequences:
- a CDS encoding phosphoribosylaminoimidazolesuccinocarboxamide synthase, translated as MSSPHPPRPSTDLPGWRPLHAGKVRELYVDEADESRVLVVATDRISAYDRVLPTPVPDKGAILTALSLWWSERLDEWDLDLPHHALLGEPVPDAVAGRAMVCRHLRMLPVECIARGYLTGSALADYRATGAVGGVELPDGLRDGDRLRVPLFTPSTKADVGSHDENVNLAAVAELVGEDLASQLRAATLGVYERAAALAAERGVIIADTKLELGLAPAPDGREVLVLGDEVLTPDSSRFWPAEAWEPGRAQPGFDKQYVRDWLTSDATGWHPGDAEPPPPLPPDVVERTRERYVQAYERLTGRTWG; from the coding sequence GTGAGCTCCCCGCACCCGCCCCGGCCCAGCACCGACCTGCCGGGGTGGCGCCCCCTGCACGCGGGCAAGGTGCGCGAGCTGTACGTCGACGAGGCCGACGAGAGCCGCGTGCTCGTCGTCGCCACCGACCGGATCAGCGCGTACGACCGCGTCCTGCCCACCCCGGTCCCGGACAAGGGCGCGATCCTCACCGCCCTGAGCCTGTGGTGGTCCGAGCGCCTGGACGAGTGGGACCTCGACCTGCCCCATCACGCCCTGCTCGGCGAGCCCGTGCCGGACGCCGTCGCGGGCCGGGCCATGGTGTGCCGGCACCTGCGCATGCTGCCCGTGGAGTGCATCGCCCGCGGGTACCTGACCGGCTCGGCGCTGGCCGACTACCGCGCCACCGGCGCGGTCGGGGGCGTGGAGCTGCCCGACGGCCTGCGCGACGGCGACCGGCTGCGGGTGCCGCTGTTCACGCCGTCCACGAAGGCCGACGTCGGCTCGCACGACGAGAACGTCAACCTCGCCGCCGTCGCGGAGCTGGTGGGCGAGGACCTCGCCTCGCAGCTGCGCGCGGCCACCCTGGGCGTCTACGAGCGGGCCGCCGCCCTCGCCGCCGAGCGCGGTGTGATCATCGCCGACACCAAGCTCGAGCTCGGCCTGGCCCCGGCTCCCGACGGGCGGGAGGTGCTCGTCCTCGGCGACGAGGTCCTCACGCCCGACTCCTCCCGGTTCTGGCCCGCGGAGGCCTGGGAGCCCGGGCGCGCGCAGCCCGGCTTCGACAAGCAGTACGTGCGCGACTGGCTGACCTCCGACGCCACGGGCTGGCACCCCGGGGACGCCGAGCCCCCGCCGCCCCTGCCCCCCGACGTCGTCGAGCGCACCCGTGAGCGCTACGTGCAGGCCTACGAGCGCCTCACCGGCAGGACGTGGGGCTGA
- the purD gene encoding phosphoribosylamine--glycine ligase, whose translation MRVLVVGSGAREHALVRALAADEQVARVWAAPGNPGIAAEPGAAGCRPLDPLDPAAVVALAAELDAELVVVGPEAPLVAGVADAVRQAGTACFGPSAQAARLEGSKAFAKEVMAAAGVPTAAARACTTTEQVAAALEEFGAPHVVKDDGLAAGKGVVVTDDRADALAHAAACLGRTGGGTGGGTGAVVVEEFLDGPEVSVFCLTDGRTVVPLAPAQDAKRAHDGDTGPNTGGMGAYSPLPWAPPGLVDEVVARVAQPVVDEMDRRGAPFAGVLYCGLALTSRGVRVVEFNARFGDPETQVVLARLRTPLGGLLHAAATGVLDDVPPLRWSRDAAVTVVVAAAGYPGRVRTGDPVTGLEAVPAAPGAPYALHAGTALDGAGRLVSAGGRVLSVVGTGPDLAAARAAAYAGVARVHLPGSHSRTDIAAAALRGSSA comes from the coding sequence CTGCGCGTGCTCGTCGTCGGCTCCGGCGCCCGCGAGCACGCCCTGGTGCGCGCGCTGGCCGCGGACGAGCAGGTCGCGCGGGTGTGGGCCGCCCCCGGCAACCCCGGGATCGCCGCCGAGCCCGGCGCGGCGGGGTGCCGCCCGCTCGACCCGCTGGACCCGGCGGCCGTGGTCGCGCTGGCCGCCGAGCTCGACGCCGAGCTCGTCGTCGTCGGTCCCGAGGCCCCGCTGGTGGCGGGCGTCGCGGACGCCGTGCGCCAGGCCGGCACCGCCTGCTTCGGCCCCTCCGCGCAGGCCGCGCGCCTGGAGGGCAGCAAGGCGTTCGCCAAGGAGGTCATGGCCGCCGCCGGCGTGCCCACGGCCGCCGCGCGCGCCTGCACCACCACCGAGCAGGTCGCCGCGGCGCTGGAGGAGTTCGGCGCCCCGCACGTCGTCAAGGACGACGGCCTGGCCGCCGGCAAGGGCGTGGTCGTCACCGACGACCGCGCCGACGCGCTCGCGCACGCCGCCGCCTGCCTGGGCCGCACGGGCGGCGGCACGGGCGGCGGCACGGGCGCCGTGGTCGTCGAGGAGTTCCTCGACGGCCCCGAGGTCTCCGTCTTCTGCCTCACCGACGGCCGCACCGTGGTGCCGCTGGCGCCCGCGCAGGACGCCAAGCGCGCGCACGACGGCGACACCGGGCCCAACACGGGCGGCATGGGCGCGTACTCGCCGCTGCCGTGGGCGCCGCCCGGGCTCGTCGACGAGGTCGTCGCGCGCGTGGCGCAGCCGGTCGTCGACGAGATGGACCGCCGCGGCGCCCCGTTCGCCGGGGTCCTGTACTGCGGGCTCGCCCTGACCTCCCGCGGCGTGCGCGTGGTCGAGTTCAACGCCCGCTTCGGGGACCCGGAGACCCAGGTCGTCCTCGCCCGCCTGCGCACGCCGCTGGGCGGGCTGCTGCACGCGGCCGCGACCGGGGTGCTGGACGACGTCCCGCCGCTGCGCTGGAGCCGCGACGCCGCCGTCACGGTCGTCGTCGCCGCGGCCGGCTACCCCGGGCGGGTGCGCACCGGGGACCCGGTCACCGGGCTGGAGGCCGTGCCCGCGGCGCCCGGCGCGCCGTACGCGCTGCACGCCGGCACGGCGCTGGACGGCGCGGGGCGCCTCGTCTCCGCCGGCGGCCGGGTGCTCTCCGTCGTGGGCACCGGCCCCGACCTCGCCGCCGCGCGCGCGGCCGCCTACGCCGGCGTGGCGCGCGTGCACCTGCCCGGCTCGCACTCCCGCACCGACATCGCCGCCGCCGCCCTGCGAGGATCGAGCGCGTGA
- a CDS encoding adenylosuccinate synthase, which translates to MPAIVLVGAQWGDEGKGKATDVLGSRVDHVVKYNGGNNAGHTVVVGDEKYALHLLPSGILTPGCTPVIGNGVVVDLSVLFEEIEGLSARGVDCSRLVVSASAHLITPYHRTLDKVTERFLGSRRIGTTGRGIGPAYADKINRVGLRVQDLFDEKILQQKVEGALEGKNQLLVKVYNRRAITADEVVDELLSYADRLAPMVADTGLVLTRALDAGKTVVFEGGQATLLDVDHGTYPFVTSSNATAGGACTGSGVPPNRIDRVVAVVKAYTTRVGEGPFPTELTDEVGEGLRRAGGEFGTTTGRPRRTGWYDALVARYSARVNGVTDFVLTKLDVLTGYERIPVCVAYEVDGVRHDEMPMTQTDFHHAVPVYEELPGWSEDLSGVRRFEDLPRAAREYVLRLEELSGARISAIGVGPDREEIVVRHDLLEG; encoded by the coding sequence ATGCCCGCCATCGTGCTCGTCGGCGCGCAGTGGGGCGACGAGGGCAAGGGCAAGGCCACCGACGTCCTCGGCTCCCGCGTCGACCACGTCGTCAAGTACAACGGCGGCAACAACGCCGGCCACACCGTCGTGGTCGGCGACGAGAAGTACGCGCTGCACCTGCTGCCGTCCGGCATCCTCACGCCCGGCTGCACGCCCGTGATCGGCAACGGCGTCGTCGTGGACCTCTCGGTGCTCTTCGAGGAGATCGAGGGCCTGAGCGCGCGCGGCGTGGACTGCTCGCGGCTGGTGGTCTCCGCGAGCGCGCACCTGATCACCCCGTACCACCGCACCCTGGACAAGGTCACCGAGCGCTTCCTCGGCTCGCGGCGCATCGGCACCACCGGGCGCGGCATCGGCCCCGCCTACGCCGACAAGATCAACCGCGTCGGGCTGCGCGTGCAGGACCTCTTCGACGAGAAGATCCTCCAGCAGAAGGTCGAGGGGGCGCTGGAGGGCAAGAACCAGCTGCTCGTCAAGGTCTACAACCGGCGCGCGATCACAGCTGACGAGGTCGTCGACGAGCTGCTCTCGTACGCGGACCGCCTCGCCCCCATGGTCGCCGACACCGGCCTGGTGCTCACCCGCGCGCTCGACGCGGGCAAGACGGTCGTCTTCGAGGGCGGCCAGGCGACCCTGCTGGACGTCGATCACGGCACCTACCCCTTCGTGACGTCGTCCAACGCCACCGCCGGCGGCGCCTGCACGGGCTCGGGGGTGCCGCCGAACCGCATCGACCGCGTCGTCGCCGTCGTCAAGGCGTACACCACGCGCGTGGGCGAGGGCCCGTTCCCCACCGAGCTGACCGACGAGGTCGGCGAGGGCCTGCGCCGCGCCGGCGGGGAGTTCGGGACGACGACGGGCCGCCCGCGGCGCACCGGCTGGTACGACGCCCTGGTCGCCCGCTACTCCGCGCGCGTCAACGGCGTCACCGACTTCGTGCTCACCAAGCTCGACGTCCTCACCGGCTACGAGCGGATCCCCGTCTGCGTCGCCTACGAGGTCGACGGGGTGCGCCACGACGAGATGCCGATGACGCAGACCGACTTCCACCACGCCGTGCCGGTCTACGAGGAGCTGCCCGGCTGGAGCGAGGACCTCTCCGGCGTCCGGCGCTTCGAGGACCTGCCGCGCGCGGCGCGCGAGTACGTGCTGCGCCTGGAGGAGCTGTCCGGGGCCCGGATCTCCGCGATCGGCGTGGGGCCGGACCGCGAGGAGATCGTCGTCCGCCACGACCTCCTGGAGGGCTGA
- a CDS encoding diacylglycerol kinase family protein, which yields MPAPGPEAGVLAVVNGSAGSARPLPVARAMSVLRATGDVELVATGDRTELADALASLHGRRLVVMGGDGSLHAVVQALQRAGTLREAGPVGVVPLGTGNDLARSLGLPLDDPEAAARAALHGRAADMELMVEDGGGVVVNAVHAGIGVAATQRAARAKPLLGRGAYPAGALAAGVVRPWHLRVTVDGRVVHDGRSPVLMVAASIGTTIGGGAPVSPGSIPHDGVVDVIVSTSTGPLARIGYASTLLRGRHVERRDVATTRGGRVVLEAVDGRPFATNADGETSERRLRWGWRTVADAWQVVLP from the coding sequence GTGCCCGCCCCCGGGCCGGAGGCGGGGGTGCTGGCGGTGGTCAACGGCTCCGCCGGCTCCGCGCGGCCCCTGCCCGTCGCGCGGGCGATGTCGGTGCTGCGCGCCACCGGCGACGTCGAGCTGGTCGCCACCGGCGATCGCACCGAGCTGGCCGACGCGCTGGCGTCCCTGCACGGCCGCCGGCTCGTGGTGATGGGCGGCGACGGGTCGCTGCACGCCGTCGTCCAGGCGCTCCAGCGCGCCGGGACGCTGCGCGAGGCCGGCCCCGTCGGCGTCGTCCCCCTCGGCACGGGCAACGACCTCGCCCGCTCCCTGGGCCTGCCCCTCGACGACCCGGAGGCGGCCGCGCGCGCGGCCCTGCACGGACGGGCGGCCGACATGGAGCTGATGGTCGAGGACGGCGGGGGCGTGGTCGTCAACGCCGTGCACGCCGGCATCGGGGTGGCCGCCACGCAGCGGGCCGCGCGCGCCAAGCCGCTGCTGGGCCGGGGCGCGTACCCGGCCGGGGCGCTCGCGGCCGGCGTGGTGCGCCCGTGGCACCTGCGGGTCACCGTGGACGGGCGGGTGGTGCACGACGGGCGCTCGCCGGTGCTGATGGTCGCCGCCAGCATCGGCACGACGATCGGCGGCGGAGCACCCGTCTCGCCCGGCTCGATCCCGCACGACGGCGTCGTCGACGTGATCGTCTCCACGTCGACGGGCCCGCTCGCCCGGATCGGGTACGCGAGCACGCTGCTGCGCGGGCGGCACGTGGAGCGCCGCGACGTCGCCACCACGCGCGGCGGGCGCGTCGTCCTCGAGGCCGTCGACGGGCGCCCGTTCGCGACGAACGCGGACGGCGAGACGAGCGAGCGGCGCCTGCGCTGGGGATGGCGCACGGTCGCCGACGCCTGGCAGGTCGTGCTGCCCTGA
- a CDS encoding ABC transporter permease encodes MWYLALRTARTRVAALVAVVCAVLGGAALVTANGVLAESGLRSHAAPGRLAGADVVVTADQSLHPAEDLAVALPERRTVPADLVDQLAALPGVAAAVGDVAFPAALVAADGRVVRSGDDALAGHGWSSTELLAGAQVQGAAPTGAGEVAVDAATASAAHVRPGDRVRVVAGGRPATYHLTAVVSGAPAGVLFADPTAAQLAGRDAGPRAGSVDLVGLRAEPGRADALAEAVRAELSGTSLVVATGAARGDTASVGAAAARGELALLASSLSGTVLLVVGFIVAGAMGVVVAAQRQDLALLRAVGATPRQVRRLAAGQATAAAVPALLVGVGLGYPLAAAFRVLLVRTGVVPADLPLSWSPLPALVAALLVLAVVRVSGRAAARRTSRAPATEAVAESVPGPRAPSRARTAVGLLLIASALPMALVPAVSRTLEAAVAAPMSGLVAAVGLAVAAPAVLSWAGRAVAARVPAGASAPSWLAARNLGGGALRGAGAVATLALVVVLVLTDVLTHTTVMAAASREARAGTLATTSISAPALGGVGPDAVAAAAAVPGVRAAVASSSTTVVWPSRVLDETIVQPQPALVLAPAAVDVLDLGVRSGSLSDLTGATVALGSDVARRRSAQVGSEVALVLGDGASVRARVVAVYDRSLGFGPFVLSADLAAGHTTTPLASSVLVRTDGTAAAQDRLAELVASRPGLVLARADAGGTGLGSAPPEVWVNLAASLVLLGYVLLGVANTLVAGTARRRREFAALRLLGATPRQVTGLVRREALLLAALAVVAGVLLSAVPLASLGVGFLGRPWPSGPGWLLPVTALGTVAIALAATALPARRATRTPPLP; translated from the coding sequence GTGTGGTACCTCGCGCTGCGCACCGCGCGCACCCGGGTGGCCGCGCTGGTGGCGGTCGTGTGCGCCGTCCTCGGCGGCGCCGCCCTCGTCACCGCCAACGGCGTCCTGGCGGAGTCCGGCCTGCGCTCGCACGCGGCGCCCGGGCGGCTCGCCGGCGCCGACGTCGTCGTCACCGCCGACCAGTCCCTGCACCCCGCCGAGGACCTCGCGGTCGCCCTGCCCGAGCGCCGCACCGTCCCGGCGGACCTGGTGGACCAGCTCGCCGCCCTGCCCGGGGTGGCCGCCGCGGTCGGCGACGTCGCCTTCCCCGCGGCCCTCGTCGCCGCCGACGGGCGGGTCGTGCGCTCCGGGGACGACGCGCTGGCCGGGCACGGCTGGAGCTCGACCGAGCTGCTGGCCGGCGCGCAGGTGCAGGGCGCGGCGCCCACCGGCGCCGGCGAGGTCGCCGTGGACGCCGCCACGGCGAGCGCCGCGCACGTGCGGCCCGGCGACCGGGTGCGGGTGGTCGCCGGCGGCCGGCCCGCGACGTACCACCTGACGGCCGTCGTCTCCGGCGCGCCGGCCGGCGTGCTGTTCGCCGACCCCACGGCCGCGCAGCTGGCCGGCCGCGACGCCGGTCCGCGCGCGGGCTCGGTGGACCTGGTCGGCCTGCGCGCCGAGCCGGGGCGCGCCGACGCCCTCGCCGAGGCGGTGCGCGCGGAGCTGTCCGGCACCTCCCTCGTCGTGGCCACCGGCGCGGCCCGGGGCGACACCGCCTCCGTCGGCGCCGCCGCGGCCCGCGGCGAGCTGGCGCTGCTCGCCAGCTCGCTGTCCGGCACCGTCCTGCTCGTCGTCGGCTTCATCGTCGCCGGGGCGATGGGCGTCGTGGTCGCCGCGCAGCGGCAGGACCTGGCCCTGCTGCGCGCCGTCGGGGCGACCCCGCGGCAGGTGCGCCGGCTGGCCGCAGGGCAGGCCACGGCCGCGGCCGTCCCGGCCCTGCTGGTCGGCGTGGGCCTCGGCTACCCGCTGGCCGCGGCGTTCCGCGTCCTGCTGGTGCGCACCGGGGTCGTGCCAGCCGACCTGCCGCTGAGCTGGAGCCCGCTGCCCGCGCTGGTCGCGGCGCTGCTGGTGCTGGCCGTGGTGCGCGTCTCCGGCCGCGCCGCCGCCCGGCGCACCTCGCGGGCACCGGCGACCGAGGCCGTCGCCGAGTCGGTTCCCGGACCCCGCGCCCCGTCCCGGGCGAGGACCGCCGTCGGCCTGCTGCTCATCGCCTCCGCGCTCCCGATGGCCCTGGTCCCCGCCGTCTCCCGCACGCTGGAGGCCGCGGTGGCGGCCCCGATGTCCGGTCTCGTCGCGGCGGTCGGCCTGGCCGTGGCGGCACCGGCCGTGCTGTCCTGGGCCGGCAGGGCCGTGGCGGCGCGGGTGCCGGCCGGCGCGTCGGCGCCGTCGTGGCTGGCCGCGAGGAACCTGGGCGGCGGCGCGCTGCGCGGTGCCGGAGCGGTGGCCACCCTCGCGCTGGTCGTCGTCCTCGTCCTCACCGACGTCCTGACCCACACCACCGTGATGGCGGCCGCCTCCCGCGAGGCGCGGGCCGGCACCCTGGCCACGACGAGCATCAGCGCGCCCGCCCTCGGCGGGGTGGGGCCCGACGCCGTCGCGGCCGCGGCCGCGGTCCCCGGGGTGCGCGCCGCCGTCGCCTCGAGCAGCACCACCGTCGTCTGGCCCTCCCGCGTGCTCGACGAGACCATCGTCCAGCCCCAGCCCGCGCTCGTGCTGGCCCCCGCCGCGGTCGACGTGCTCGACCTCGGCGTCCGCTCCGGCAGCCTGTCCGACCTCACCGGCGCCACCGTGGCCCTCGGCAGCGACGTCGCGCGCCGGCGCTCGGCGCAGGTGGGCAGCGAGGTGGCCCTGGTCCTGGGCGACGGCGCCAGCGTGCGAGCCCGGGTCGTCGCCGTCTACGACCGCAGCCTCGGCTTCGGGCCGTTCGTGCTCTCCGCGGACCTCGCGGCCGGCCACACCACCACGCCCCTGGCCTCCAGCGTCCTCGTGCGCACCGACGGCACCGCGGCTGCCCAGGACCGCCTGGCCGAGCTCGTGGCCTCCCGGCCCGGGCTGGTGCTCGCCCGCGCGGACGCCGGCGGCACCGGCCTGGGCTCGGCGCCGCCGGAGGTCTGGGTGAACCTCGCCGCCAGCCTCGTGCTCCTCGGCTACGTGCTCCTCGGCGTCGCCAACACCCTGGTCGCCGGCACGGCCCGGCGCCGTCGCGAGTTCGCCGCGCTGCGCCTCCTCGGCGCCACGCCGCGCCAGGTGACCGGCCTCGTGCGCCGCGAGGCGCTCCTCCTGGCCGCCCTCGCCGTCGTCGCCGGCGTGCTGCTGTCCGCCGTCCCCCTCGCCTCGCTCGGCGTCGGGTTCCTCGGGCGGCCCTGGCCGTCCGGACCGGGGTGGCTGCTGCCCGTGACCGCCCTGGGGACCGTCGCGATCGCGCTCGCGGCCACCGCGCTCCCCGCGCGCCGCGCGACCCGCACGCCCCCGCTGCCGTGA
- a CDS encoding ABC transporter ATP-binding protein, giving the protein MPAQRPGAAGAPAVELRDVTRTYPGGVRALDGVSVTVRPGTFTAVVGPSGSGKSTLMHCAAGLDVPTTGTARIDGVDVGALDETRRTELRRTRTGFVFQAYNLMPALSVADNITLPLRLAGVPADPAWLSTLVERLGLGEWMGHRPAELSGGQQQRAAIARALVARPAVVFADEPTGALDLRTAHEVLDLLRGAVDDLGQTVVVVTHDPSTAARADRALVMADGRVVDVLEAPTAAGVSARLLALGGE; this is encoded by the coding sequence GTGCCCGCCCAGCGCCCCGGCGCCGCGGGCGCGCCGGCCGTGGAGCTGCGCGACGTCACCAGGACCTACCCGGGTGGCGTGCGGGCCCTGGACGGCGTGTCCGTGACGGTGCGGCCGGGCACCTTCACCGCTGTGGTCGGCCCCTCGGGGTCCGGCAAGAGCACGCTGATGCACTGCGCGGCCGGTCTCGACGTCCCGACCACCGGCACCGCCCGCATCGACGGCGTCGACGTCGGCGCCCTGGACGAGACCCGCCGCACCGAGCTGCGCCGCACCCGCACCGGGTTCGTCTTCCAGGCCTACAACCTGATGCCGGCCCTGAGCGTCGCGGACAACATCACCCTCCCGCTGCGCCTGGCCGGCGTCCCGGCGGACCCCGCCTGGCTGAGCACCCTGGTCGAGCGCCTGGGCCTGGGCGAGTGGATGGGCCACCGCCCGGCCGAGCTGTCCGGCGGCCAGCAGCAGCGCGCGGCGATCGCGCGGGCCCTCGTCGCCCGCCCGGCCGTCGTCTTCGCCGACGAGCCGACCGGCGCGCTCGACCTGCGCACCGCCCACGAGGTGCTCGACCTGCTGCGCGGCGCCGTCGACGACCTCGGCCAGACCGTCGTCGTGGTCACCCACGACCCCAGCACCGCCGCCCGCGCCGACCGCGCGCTCGTGATGGCCGACGGCCGCGTCGTGGACGTGCTCGAGGCGCCCACCGCCGCCGGCGTGTCGGCCCGCCTGCTCGCCCTGGGGGGTGAGTGA
- a CDS encoding GPP34 family phosphoprotein, translating to MLVAEDLLLLLTDDDSGRLVLAGDQVDAALAGALLVELVLGERVDLTGAADAGRSGRVVVRDASPTGDPLLDEALARIGEREGRRPAAVIGPLGKGVRERLYQRLVAAGVLRAEHGTVLGVFPRRSWPTAAAEHERQLRRRLLDALAGVEGDDARVPALLSLLHALKAVAKVLDTAAVGLDGRGVRRRGEEVAAGSWASAAVRRALDEAMAAVVAATTAATAAATAGGS from the coding sequence GTGCTCGTCGCCGAGGACCTCCTGCTGCTGCTCACCGACGACGACAGCGGCAGGCTGGTGCTGGCGGGTGACCAGGTCGACGCGGCGCTGGCGGGCGCGCTGCTCGTCGAGCTGGTCCTGGGTGAGCGGGTCGACCTCACCGGCGCCGCGGACGCGGGCAGGTCGGGCCGCGTCGTGGTGCGCGACGCCTCGCCCACGGGCGACCCGCTGCTGGACGAGGCGCTGGCGCGGATCGGGGAGCGCGAGGGCAGGAGGCCGGCCGCGGTGATCGGCCCGCTGGGGAAGGGCGTGCGGGAGCGGCTGTACCAGCGCCTGGTCGCCGCCGGCGTCCTGCGCGCGGAGCACGGCACGGTGCTGGGCGTCTTCCCGCGGCGCAGCTGGCCGACGGCGGCGGCCGAGCACGAGCGCCAGCTGCGCCGGCGCCTCCTCGACGCGCTGGCGGGCGTCGAGGGCGACGACGCGCGCGTCCCGGCGCTGCTGTCCCTGCTGCACGCGCTCAAGGCGGTGGCGAAGGTCCTGGACACCGCGGCCGTGGGGCTGGACGGGCGGGGGGTCCGCCGGCGCGGCGAGGAGGTCGCCGCGGGCAGCTGGGCGTCCGCGGCGGTGCGCCGGGCCCTCGACGAGGCGATGGCCGCGGTCGTGGCCGCCACCACAGCGGCGACCGCTGCCGCCACCGCCGGCGGCAGCTGA
- a CDS encoding EamA family transporter, translating into MLAPRGAGLGLALVSAAAFGTSGALAAVLLDAGWSAGAAVTARVALAALVLTPLALLQLRGRRAAPRRGARAVVVYGLVAVAGCQLCYFNAVARVPVGVALLLEYSGALLVVAWLWVRHGQRPRRLTLGGALLAVVGLILVLDLSGDARLDPVGVLWGLGAAVGLAVYFVLAAAAEDPLPPLVLVWGGLGTGALALLAAAATGALAVRAPLTDVVLLGARVSWLVPVLALALVAAALAYVAGVRAARSLGARLAAFVGLTEVLFAVLFAWLLLGQVPASVQLLGGALVLAGVALVRLDELRRREPAPLPGAPEAAPTR; encoded by the coding sequence GTGCTCGCTCCGCGCGGCGCCGGGCTCGGCCTGGCGCTGGTCTCCGCCGCCGCCTTCGGCACCTCCGGCGCCCTCGCGGCGGTGCTGCTGGACGCCGGGTGGAGCGCGGGAGCCGCCGTCACCGCCCGGGTCGCTCTCGCCGCCCTCGTGCTCACCCCGCTCGCGCTGCTGCAGCTGCGGGGCCGCCGGGCGGCGCCGCGCCGCGGCGCCCGGGCGGTGGTGGTGTACGGGCTCGTCGCCGTGGCCGGCTGCCAGCTGTGCTACTTCAACGCCGTCGCCCGCGTCCCGGTCGGCGTGGCCCTGCTGCTGGAGTACTCCGGCGCCCTGCTCGTCGTCGCCTGGCTGTGGGTGCGCCACGGCCAGCGCCCCCGGCGCCTGACCCTCGGCGGCGCCCTGCTCGCCGTGGTCGGCCTGATCCTCGTCCTCGACCTCAGCGGCGACGCCCGACTGGACCCGGTCGGGGTGCTGTGGGGGCTCGGCGCGGCCGTCGGGCTCGCCGTCTACTTCGTGCTCGCCGCGGCCGCGGAGGACCCCCTGCCGCCGCTGGTGCTGGTCTGGGGCGGGCTGGGCACCGGCGCGCTCGCGCTCCTGGCGGCCGCGGCCACCGGGGCGCTCGCGGTGCGCGCCCCGCTCACCGACGTGGTGCTCCTGGGGGCGCGGGTGAGCTGGCTGGTGCCGGTGCTCGCCCTGGCCCTGGTCGCGGCGGCGCTCGCCTACGTCGCCGGCGTTCGCGCGGCCCGCTCGCTGGGGGCCCGCCTGGCCGCGTTCGTGGGCCTGACCGAGGTCCTCTTCGCCGTGCTCTTCGCCTGGCTGCTGCTGGGGCAGGTGCCCGCGTCCGTCCAGCTCCTCGGCGGCGCGCTCGTCCTGGCCGGCGTGGCGCTCGTGCGCCTCGACGAGCTGCGCCGGCGCGAGCCCGCCCCGCTCCCCGGGGCGCCGGAGGCGGCGCCCACCCGGTGA
- a CDS encoding CGNR zinc finger domain-containing protein produces the protein MFAHDTEVALAAAAALVNTDRPGADALADTAALDAFVRAWDWTGSRRGDDAELAQVRALRARLRRLWHLDEDGLVEEVNRVLRDAGALPQLVAHGNWGYHLHATSPRAPLADRMAVEAAMAFADLVRAGELRRVQVCAAAGCADVLVDLSKNRSRRFCSTSCANRTNVAAFRARRAAHPG, from the coding sequence GTGTTCGCCCATGACACGGAGGTGGCGCTGGCGGCGGCGGCGGCGCTGGTGAACACCGACCGCCCCGGGGCCGACGCCCTGGCCGACACCGCCGCCCTGGACGCCTTCGTGCGCGCGTGGGACTGGACCGGGTCGCGCCGAGGCGACGACGCCGAGCTCGCCCAGGTGCGGGCGCTGCGGGCGCGGCTGCGCCGGCTGTGGCACCTGGACGAGGACGGGCTCGTGGAGGAGGTCAACCGGGTGCTCCGCGACGCCGGCGCGCTGCCCCAGCTGGTCGCGCACGGGAACTGGGGCTACCACCTGCACGCCACGAGCCCGCGGGCGCCGCTCGCGGACCGGATGGCGGTCGAGGCGGCGATGGCCTTCGCCGACCTGGTGCGCGCCGGTGAGCTGCGGCGCGTGCAGGTGTGCGCCGCGGCCGGGTGCGCCGACGTGCTGGTGGACCTGTCGAAGAACCGCTCGCGGCGCTTCTGCAGCACCTCGTGCGCGAACCGCACCAACGTCGCCGCCTTCCGCGCCCGCCGAGCCGCCCACCCCGGGTGA